In a single window of the Renibacterium salmoninarum ATCC 33209 genome:
- a CDS encoding Cgl0159 family (beta/alpha)8-fold protein: protein MTDYQELSRIRLEDPAAVARAAVSRRKHPGVKAGQQNFIVAADHPARGALAVGSQPVAMADRRELLARLQTALANPAVDGVLASPDILDDLLLLGALEGKLIFGSMNRGGLSGLVNEIDDRFTAHTAVALKKIGANGGKMLTRICFDDPNTASALEACAHAVDSLAEQELIAMIEPFISVRNADGKISNDLSSDAVIKSMVIASGLGSTSAYSWLKIPVVAEMERVVAATTLPIVLLGGDPDGDPDDTFASWREALALPQVQGLTVGRSLLYPPDGDVAAAVAIAASLLQQTGH from the coding sequence ATGACTGATTATCAAGAACTCAGCCGGATTCGTCTAGAAGACCCGGCCGCAGTAGCCCGAGCCGCGGTTAGCCGTCGAAAACATCCTGGCGTCAAAGCCGGGCAACAGAACTTCATTGTGGCGGCAGACCATCCAGCCCGGGGAGCGCTCGCCGTCGGCAGCCAACCCGTCGCAATGGCGGATCGGCGTGAATTATTGGCTCGGTTGCAGACCGCGCTAGCGAATCCCGCGGTGGACGGCGTGTTGGCTTCACCAGATATTTTGGATGACTTGCTGCTACTGGGTGCACTTGAAGGAAAGCTGATCTTTGGCTCGATGAACCGCGGCGGCCTATCCGGTTTGGTCAATGAAATTGACGATCGATTTACCGCACATACCGCGGTCGCGCTGAAGAAGATCGGCGCCAATGGCGGCAAAATGCTCACCCGAATCTGTTTTGATGATCCCAATACCGCCTCGGCGCTGGAAGCTTGCGCGCACGCCGTCGATTCGTTGGCTGAGCAGGAACTCATCGCGATGATCGAGCCGTTTATCTCGGTTCGAAACGCGGACGGAAAGATCAGCAACGATTTGAGTTCGGACGCGGTGATCAAATCGATGGTAATTGCTTCGGGTCTAGGCTCAACCAGCGCCTATAGCTGGCTCAAGATTCCAGTGGTCGCGGAGATGGAACGAGTCGTGGCGGCGACCACGCTGCCAATAGTGTTGCTGGGCGGCGATCCGGATGGCGATCCGGATGATACTTTCGCAAGCTGGCGTGAGGCGCTCGCATTGCCTCAGGTGCAAGGGCTGACAGTTGGCCGAAGTCTGCTCTACCCGCCCGACGGCGACGTCGCGGCCGCCGTCGCAATCGCCGCGTCGCTCTTGCAGCAGACAGGACACTGA